The genome window CCCGGACGATGACGAGGACGATGAGTGGGGCGTCATGCCCAATGACGGCTTCGAGGTGAAGCTCAACTCGGCCGAGACCCGCGCTCTGGTCGAGTATCGCCACGACCGCGATATTCTGGTGGCGCATGCCAAGGGCAAGCCCTCCGCCGAACAGGCAAAGGCCGAGGAGCAGCCGGCGGAAGAAGCGAAACCAGCCGAGGAATCGCAACCCGCCGCCGGGGAGCAGCCGGCCGACGAAGGCGCGAAACCGGAGGATGAGAAGAAGTCGGACGAGGGCGCCGCGGCCGACGATGCGAAGCCCGAGGACGCTCCTGCCGAGGAGGAAAAGCCCGCCGAGAAGGCCCCGGACGAGGCTCCCGCGCAAGAAGAGCCGCAGGACGAAGGCAAAGACGCCGCGGACAAGGAAAAGGCCGCCTTCGTCGATCGTCAATTGACGAAGGCGCTCGATTATCTGCGGGCCGAGCTCGCCAAGCAGTCGAAGTAACCCCGGCGAGCGGCCGTCGGTCGAACCATCCCTCGTGAAGATTCTGACGCTCGAATCGACCTGCGACGAAACCGCGGCCGCGATCATCACCGATCGGCTCGAGGTGTTGGGCTCCGTCGTCGCGTCGCAGGCACGCTTGCACGAACGCTTTGGCGGTGTGGTGCCCGAGTTGGCGTCGCGAGCGCACGTCGAGCGGATTTTGCCCGTCATCGACGAGGTTACCCGTTCGGCAGGCGTCTCCCTGACCGAGCTCGACGCGGTGGCGGTAGCACACACCCCTGGTCTGGCCGGTTCGCTGCTGGTGGGGCTAGCGGCCGCCAAGACGCTCGCCTTGACGCTCGGCATTCCCCTGGTGGGCATCAACCACCTGCAGGCGCACATTTACGCCTGCCGACTGGCCGCGGGGGAGGATGTCTTTCCCTGCGTCGGCCTGGTGGTCAGCGGCGGCCACTCGAGCCTTTACCGCTGCCAGACGCCGCTCGACTTCGAGTTGCTCGGCACGACAATCGACGATGCCGCGGGCGAGGCCTTCGACAAGGTGGCCAGCATGCTGGGGCTTCCTTTTCCCGGCGGTCCAGCCATCGGGCGTATCGCCGAGCAGGGACGCGCCGACGCGCACCGTTTCCCGCGGTCGTTTCTTCACGACGACGCGCGGCTCGACTTCAGCTTCAGCGGGCTGAAGACCGCCGTGCGTTATCAGATCGCCCCGCCTGGCGCGGCGGCGGTCGATCC of Pirellulales bacterium contains these proteins:
- the tsaD gene encoding tRNA (adenosine(37)-N6)-threonylcarbamoyltransferase complex transferase subunit TsaD; protein product: MKILTLESTCDETAAAIITDRLEVLGSVVASQARLHERFGGVVPELASRAHVERILPVIDEVTRSAGVSLTELDAVAVAHTPGLAGSLLVGLAAAKTLALTLGIPLVGINHLQAHIYACRLAAGEDVFPCVGLVVSGGHSSLYRCQTPLDFELLGTTIDDAAGEAFDKVASMLGLPFPGGPAIGRIAEQGRADAHRFPRSFLHDDARLDFSFSGLKTAVRYQIAPPGAAAVDPTVLSERQVADIAASFQEAVVDVLVAKSNLALRKSGLGTLCVGGGVAANRRLRTRLEEEAKRHGHRLFIAPMALCTDNAVMGAIAIERLKAGLLSELDLDVYPGPLRAS